CGAAGACATCGGCCGCATCGCCGTGGGAGCCAAGGCGGACCTCACCAGCGTCGATGTCAGTGGCCTGCTCGTCGGTGTTGGAACTGTTCCCCGCGAACCCTTGAACCACCTCATGTATGCCAACGGCCTCTCCGTCAGAAACGTCATGACTGATGGCCAATGGCAGGTGCGCAACGGCGCGCTAACAATCGTCGACGAGGCGCGCCTGGTGCGCGACGCTGGCAAGGTCGTCCAGAGAATCTGGGACCAGATGGACGCGGACGGGGTTTTTGTAGACGAGCCCCGGAGCGACCTCGTGCCCGCTGCATCCGGTCACGTGTAGGGCACGGATACGCCCTGGTTTCGCGGCGTGAGCCACCGAGTCGACCGTTCGCCTATTTTTTCTTTTGCTCATCCTCTGTACCATTCAACGAATTTGGAGTCATATCAATGAAGAACAATGCTCCCGGGTACCAACCCTCTGGCGCAAGCTCATGGCGGCCGCAGTGCTGAGCACCGTGATAGCCGGCACAGCAGCGTGCGGAGGACCGGCACAGACGGCGTCCACTCCGGCATCAAACGGCAACGCTCCCTTGGCCGCCTGGTGCCGGCCAGCATCAGAGCCAAGGGCACGATCGTCGTTGGAACCCAACCCGATTTTGAACCGGCCGATTTCACACCCATCGGCGAAAACGGTGTCAAGGGTTTCAATATTGACCTCATGGATGCGATGGCCGCCAAACTGGGGTTGAAAGTCACCTACCAGAAAGTGCCATTCGACCAACTACTCGTCGGTGTACAGACCGGCAAATTCGACGCTTCGATTGCCGGCATGACGGACCGCAAGCAACGCCAGGCAAATGTTGACTTTGTCGACTACCAGGTTGCCGGAACGGTCTTCATGGTGGCCAAAGGTAACCCAAAGAACATCACCGGAGACGCCAATGGTGGCTGCGGTATTAAGATCGGCGGCGTTAAAGGCAACGATGACGAGCGACTGGTCGGCCTGATGGCAGCGGCGTGCACCGCGGAGGGCAAGCCGGCCCCGGAGTTGGTCACGTTCCCCACAGGCAGCGACAAGAACCTGGCGCTCACCTCCGTGTTGATGCCATTTTCTGGCCTGATATGGCGGTCTCGGTGATCCAACGCGAGACCGGTGGAAAGCTTGAATCCGTGCCCGTGAATTTCGAGCCGAA
The DNA window shown above is from Arthrobacter sp. ERGS1:01 and carries:
- a CDS encoding transporter substrate-binding domain-containing protein, yielding MLPGTNPLAQAHGGRSAEHRDSRHSSVRRTGTDGVHSGIKRQRSLGRLVPASIRAKGTIVVGTQPDFEPADFTPIGENGVKGFNIDLMDAMAAKLGLKVTYQKVPFDQLLVGVQTGKFDASIAGMTDRKQRQANVDFVDYQVAGTVFMVAKGNPKNITGDANGGCGIKIGGVKGNDDERLVGLMAAACTAEGKPAPELVTFPTGSDKNLALTSVLMPFSGLIWRSR